The Crassostrea angulata isolate pt1a10 chromosome 1, ASM2561291v2, whole genome shotgun sequence nucleotide sequence TCTCACATACCTTTGGTCGATGCAATTATAAAAACAAGAACAATGAAGCCCATGTTAAGTGAGGTCTGGAATATTCCCATACAAAGGCCTTCATCATTCTCTGAAGGCGGGGATCGCTTAATCCTTTTCCGCCGGACTTTTCGTTCAGGTGGTTGAAAGAAAATCATGTCGGTTCTGCTACCAATGTAAACAACTGTAAAGGGAGGTCACTCGCAATCTTTTTTCTGGTTGAGCGCACTTTGTGTGTTGTATccgaacaaaaaaaatcttttattatcaaaaatttGATCGGGTCAGggttttcagaaaatttaaAGTCCGAATATAATTTATAGAAGAATCCCAGATTCTCGTCTTTACATGGgatatggattttatttatcaattaccAAAATCAATATCGATACTGAAattgtattctcttttgagaagtggacaggcatagcctactaTGCCTGTCCatttctcaaaagagaatacagGAATTGATGAATGTTCTTGATATACTTACAGTGTATTTTATTAGGAACGTAGACAAAGAACAAATActtaaaattctgaaatttatctttttattgacaacaaatgtttgaaaaacaaaatttaacaaaattccATATAATGTAAACCATTGATTTGGCGCTGACTAGTGTTAAGACTACATAAATCTCTacttaatcaaaattaaaattgaagctcAGAATAACTCAGAAAGAAAGTACTTTAAAATTATCTATTAAAATAGACATAAGCATAAAAGCGACTACACATCAAGCGCTAGGTATCAGGTTCCTTAGCACCGTCATATGCGTAGAGGggaaaaaatatttgtcaattaAATAGCGACACATAACAATTCTATTTAAACTtatgtttacatacaaataCCCCATATCCACATACACTCTACTCGGGGGAATTAATTTTGAATGGTCGTGCTGTGGGAAAAAAATCCTATTATGATTTTGaactttaaatttaaattccaCAAATAGAGCTAAACTTTTTCAAACTACaaattcaatgtacatgtattgaatttaACAATCTAtcttgtgttttaaaaaaaatagatatctTTGTTGGAGTTTTAACAATATAATATCGGTCGGTCAAAATACTCTGACCTCtgattgggggtgggggtggggtgtCCTTCATAACCATAACTCTCATCAAGCAATACATCTGAGATAGTACTGTATTAGCTGTCATTTGATGTTTTGGTGACTATGATTGGGGTAGGGAATAAGAGGGGTGGGTTGATGCTAGAATCCCTTAACCTCATCCTTGGCACCCGTCAAGCAATACAAATGGGATGTCGTTGTATTCGCTGTCATTTGGGCGCGGGAGAGGACTGGGATGTttccatgtaaatatattgtgtaAATACTGCCAATACGGACCACTCCAAATACCCATCAAGTAATGCGATCGTATAACTGTCATATGGGTACGTGGACAGAGATCTTagcgtaaaataaaaaaaaaaaccataacaaCAATGAAAATAAGTTACTATAGCACAGTTAACAAAATACAACTACAGTCagtgaaaacaaataaatatcagCACTCTCCTGTGGCTAGTCACGACTGAGTATCAGTGAAATCTGTGTCACAGATTACACGTCATAGTGGATTATCAATACCTGACCAGCCCAGATCGGGCCCTCACACAGACTCTGTTCTTTGGTGTGTACCTGGTTACCTGTTACGTGTTACATCACAATCACACACAGTTACACGCACACAGTACGTGCCAATCTTATAtacaaacagaaaatatttatcTCTTTTAAAATAACAGTTTGATGTCCTTGCATTTCAATCAAGTTGAAATAgacttaaataatatttctgaccatcccccccaaaaaaaaaatatccccaTTTATCTCTAAATTCCTATATATAAACATTCTCTTACGTTCTTGCAGTACCCTTGAAAAGTTACATTGATAAAAAGtattcattaatatttcaaCAGAACATTATCTTCACAATTAACCATTTTCACAAACAACAGAATCTTATGGTCATACAGTGGCACCAACAGGAAGACTGCTTTGTTCTAAATGACTATTCCGATTTCTGGCTTTGTTTTCCTCGTCCCCCAAAAACCTCTTCCCCATAAACTCTGCTCTCTTTCCTCAGAGTATCATGGAACCAGTCGAAAAAGTACGTGTTGAATCCAAAATTGACGTGAAAATGTCTGgtaaacaaaggaaaaataaatataattcaaatgCCTGTTTTGTAAGTCATATAAAATCATGACTGTTTACTagtattattgattttattcattatggTTCTTACTTGTGGTGGTTGTCATGGAAATAGGAATGCGGTTGCCATGGCCAGATGGCGCCCATCTTGATTCCGGAATGGTCGCAGAGTCCGTAGTAGTAGGAATAAAGCAACACAAACAGGAAGGGGACTGGAAAAAGGACAAGGTCACCGATATAGCCCATTGAAACCCCAtccttttatataattttacagATGTGAtataagcaatttccaaaaaaaataattaaacatgacAACGTTACTcgtattattttttctcttccTTCTATATTCAAGATGATAAAACATCATTGTGACTTCGCCATGACTAATGCTGAAATATGGTTTGGAAACTTTTCTTCGAGACGTATACTGCtcttttcattttaacttaCAAGCATGGATTGGGACAAGGAAGGGCGTGGCCGCCAGATACCCCTGGTACATGATAAATTCCAGAGGATGCATTGCCACTGCACTCCAGGCCGTGGGCTGGTGGTACCGGTGGTGCATTTTGTGGATCTTTTTATACAGCCAAGGGTTGTGGAACAGACGGTGAAGGTAGTAGGCCATTGTCTCGTTATAGACAAAGAACGCCACTAGAGAGAAAAGGAAGTATGCCCAGCCTCGCTCTGGTACACTGTAGTACATTTTAGAATGCCCTGAAGTTCAAAGAAGAAACCATGGTGAAACCAATCGAGACCCTACCTACTGAGagatttaaaaatgcattcaaattaaaaaacaataattgcataatttaaatgaaaaatttgcaGTTCTATAAAACACTGTTGATGATGTTGAATGCATGTAAACTATTTTACCGCCGTTCATGATGTAACAGGCAATGACCCCAGAAGCCGTTGACCCTATTAACATGTTCAAAGAGCCCAGGAGAATCTCGTGTCTTTCGTTCTCGGGGGTCAAGAACTTGTCCGGCTGACACTTCCACTCCTTGGCCTGTACAGGAAAACAATAAGTCGACAATGTTACAACACAGCACACCATTCGAACATATGTAACAGAAATTCTTTATATTCGAGTACTCTACCTTTtcattgtatataaatataataattactgtattttcaaagaaaatgaattttatgggtttttcagtttttgtttgttgttttttgtttcacTAGTTTCACATTGTTATGCGTGAAGGAAATGTAATTCATGCTAATGTTTTACTCATGGACAGCTTCAATGTCTAGAATCTCACAATGTTTACCTCAATGCCAAATTTAGTTTGAGATACCAAAAGCTAACCATTACATATAAAACTATGTAAATAATGTTCCTACATTTAAGTAGCGCAATAAGTCCTCACGTCCACTTGAAAAGAACCCCAATATAACAATATAGCATTTCGCTTTGATGGGTACATCCTTAGGTATCGTAAGTGTAAATTTAGTACAGATGCATGCTAGATATTGTCTTGTATGGAGTTTTAGGAACGATTACATATCGACTGATAATATGGAGAGATCTGTATATTTTGCTACAGATAAAAGTAACCAAGGAATCGATAGTTACCCAAAGGTGCTATTAGACCTTAGATATTAGAACATACAATTCCTAGACATAAATCGATTTCCTACCTGCCCGACTGCTAGAAAAAGAAGGATTTCTTGTAAAACTGCAAAAcatgttaacaaaaacaatttctctaatataacaaaaaagaatGATGATTTATACAGCCATGTGAGTATCTGCTAACAGAAATCTAGTGCAGACGTTAGGATCATAACCAAGGGTGTGTTGGTAGCACGATTCTGAATATTGTGtaactacatttatttaaataaatgcttAATTACCAAGTGCCTGCGGTTGACATAGTAGTAATAGTGCCACCCATACGCCATGCCATAGTACATAATGAAAGACGTGGACACGGCCATCAGAACGAACCAGTGCACGTTCTGGAGGTGGTGGGATTCCAGCAGGGATTGGGGAGGGTGGGTGGTGCCGGTGGTGACATTGTCAGCGCTCACAGTAGGCACCTGCTCATCCAGTCCTAAGCCCGTTATTTGTTGAAGCTGGTCCCTGAACATGTATACTATCACCAGGAGCCATTCTCCTACAATAGTGTTACAGATGATTAATGTGTCCGTTTCATTCTATAAATAGAtgatattcaaagtaaaatctTGATAATAAGCTGCTTTGATAACACAACCCACAGCtctggaaaattaaaaaaaaagctccTTAGGTTTTACAAAGGCGCTATAGTTTCTAAGTGAACATATTTAGGAAAGAACCTGTATTCAAGGCGTTtctaaaattataacaaaatagagcgtaaaaaaagattttcaattctatttCCATATTAAACGAACAACCATAGTATCTATTCTGTCAGGTAATCCATCTATTCGTGCAATTTATTGCATCTATGAATCATCTATAAATTGTTCTATTGTTGAAAAAGCCGGTCTACTCAATATTTAGTAATAAAACGGAATATGAATGTTCTATATGGTTTGTAATATTACAAAACATCATCTTGCATGAAATAAAGAATATGCCATTGTCAAAAACTACCAGTTAAATGATTTGAAGCAATGTTTAAGCCTGGAAAAGGGCTCTCCATTTGGGAGGCAGGATGGGTTCTAAGTTATATTACATCGATTTAAATATATGAGAAAAAACAATCTTCAAGTCAGGGAGACATGCTAAAGAAAGCGCATTGAATTCGaatctttattaatttcattgtcTCCCTCTTGCTCAACAAATATCAGCAGGTCAGAAACATTCAGTGGcatgtaattaaattaaatactggGCGTCTAAAttcaatattgtattgtaagaccacaaacaataactattagttgatgaaattttttgaataaatattttgttatccTATTAGAAACTAGAGCACGTATCGATAATCCTACCGGGTCTTTCACTCAATATATATGTCAAATCGATAAAATTTAAATACCCTAACTCTCCGTCGATGCAGTCTTAGTGAGAGATAAAAGAATTTATGTTTATCTAAGTAcaaaatcaggaaaaatcaAGAATTTTGTAGAATTTTCCCTGAATCATTCTAAcaataacatgtaaatttaacgttgtagttttataaacattccataattttgaaaatgaacacTTATGCTCATTAgttatgaatgaaaatatattatttataaaattattagcATGGAAAATAAACACAAACCTCTTGTAGCAGTCgccaaaaagaaaacaatgacCATGAATGCAAACTTGGAGAACGATTCCGACATGTTTTCTCCTATTAGCCccatctttttttattaatgagtCCACCTTTTCTATGTATAGTATTTAGCCGGATGAGGTTTTCTTCCTGTATTCACCAGTAAATTCCACTTGTATCACATCCTCGAAATATTGCTTGTCTTTAGCGTCCGTCAAGTCAAAAACTGGGCCCACTGTTGATGATACCGGTGTTTATCGTCAATGCTCTGGGGGCAAGAAGCGATCAAAACTAAATGGGGCGAACGAAGGGGAAATTTTCTCTGTATAGTAATATCATCACTATTATGTTG carries:
- the LOC128184008 gene encoding uncharacterized protein LOC128184008 is translated as MGLIGENMSESFSKFAFMVIVFFLATATRGEWLLVIVYMFRDQLQQITGLGLDEQVPTVSADNVTTGTTHPPQSLLESHHLQNVHWFVLMAVSTSFIMYYGMAYGWHYYYYVNRRHLAKEWKCQPDKFLTPENERHEILLGSLNMLIGSTASGVIACYIMNGGHSKMYYSVPERGWAYFLFSLVAFFVYNETMAYYLHRLFHNPWLYKKIHKMHHRYHQPTAWSAVAMHPLEFIMYQGYLAATPFLVPIHAFPFLFVLLYSYYYGLCDHSGIKMGAIWPWQPHSYFHDNHHKHFHVNFGFNTYFFDWFHDTLRKESRVYGEEVFGGRGKQSQKSE